From one Cucurbita pepo subsp. pepo cultivar mu-cu-16 chromosome LG17, ASM280686v2, whole genome shotgun sequence genomic stretch:
- the LOC111778195 gene encoding probable DNA primase large subunit, with amino-acid sequence MELHRSQRKSSTATTSSTTLPLYRSAPPLEVRLEEFELYAIDRLRVLKGISDGLSRGKKSEEMEKLVRDLLKAHMKHPQASEAVNKDIISHFVLRLVYCRTEDLRKWFLSMETMLFRHRFLSESPESQKQVFSELGLSYKAISYAEFEAVKDKLVQVARLIGQPVPSADAIYYKVPWEEVPELVAGRRVLLHKGYAYIAIYQVVSLVATQFRSYLSKALSLTNRKWTSTIREQEKDRLTPIVEALCTSYLGPDYSQPTEYADISIKDLEQIAKSSFPLCMRHLFDKLKEDHHLKHGGRMQLGLFLKGVGLKLDDALAFWRAEFSQRVGVERFDKEYAYSIRHNYGKEGKRVDYSPYSCQKVISSSPGVGDHHGCPYRHFSEDNLRAALGKMGVNNQKMEDILDKVRNRHYQLACTLTFESVHGSSCDAGINHPNQYFIDSQKVLQSKNNSTA; translated from the exons ATGGAACTCCATCGTTCTCAGAGGAAATCTTCCACCGCCACCACTTCCTCGACCACTCTTCCACTCTATCGCTCAGCTCCTCCTCTCGAAGTCAGGCTTGAAGAATTCGAACTTTATGCCATAGATCGTCTTCGAG TTCTTAAAGGAATTTCTGATGGTTTATCTCGAGGAAAAAAATCTGAAGAAATGGAGAAACTG GTAAGAGACTTGTTGAAGGCCCATATGAAACATCCACAGGCATCCGAGGCTGTGAACAAGGATATAATATCTCACTTTGTTCTGCGCCTCGTATACTGCAGAAC GGAGGACTTGAGAAAATGGTTTCTTTCTATGGAAACTATGCTATTTCGACACCGTTTTCTTTCTGAAAGTCCTGAATCTCAG AAGCAGGTCTTTTCGGAGCTTGGCCTCTCATACAAAGCAATCAGTTATGCAGAGTTTGAG GCTGTGAAGGACAAATTGGTCCAAGTTGCTCGGTTGATTGGTCAGCCTGTACCAAGCG ctGATGCAATATACTATAAG GTACCATGGGAAGAAGTTCCAGAACTGGTGGCTGGTCGAAGGGTATTACTTCATAAAGGATATGCATATATTGCTATTTATCAG GTGGTTTCCCTTGTTGCAACACAATTCCGCAGTTACCTATCAAAGGCCTTAAGTCTGACAAACAG GAAATGGACATCTACAATAAGAGAACAAGAGAAGGATCGGTTGACCCCT ATCGTTGAAGCCCTTTGCACAAGCTACCTGGGTCCTGACTACTCACAG CCAACAGAGTATGCTGATATATCAATCAAAGACCTTGAACAAATTGCTAAAAGTTCATTTCCTCTTTGCATGCGGCACCTATTTGATAAG CTGAAAGAAGATCATCATTTGAAGCATGGAGGGAGAATGCAATTAGGTCTCTTTCTCAAG GGTGTTGGTTTGAAGCTTGATGATGCCCTTGCTTTCTGGAGAGCTGAGTTCTCGCAGAGA GTTGGTGTTGAGAGGTTTGACAAAGAATATGCATACAGTATCAGGCATAACTATGGAAAAGAAGGCAAGAGAGTG GATTATTCACCTTATTCCTGTCAAAaagtcatctcatcatcacCTGGTGTTGGAGATCATCATGGATGTCCCTATAGACATTTCAG TGAAGACAACTTAAGAGCAGCTCTTGGTAAAATGGGAGTAAATAAccagaaaatggaagatataTTGGACAAAGTGCGAAATAGACATTATCAG TTGGCATGCACCTTGACGTTTGAATCGGTTCATGGTTCATCGTGCGACGCTGGGATTAATCATCCAAACCAGTACTTCATTGATAGTCAAAAAGTTCTGCAATCTAAG AACAATTCAACAGCTTAG
- the LOC111778272 gene encoding squamosa promoter-binding-like protein 16 isoform X1: MYLRLRGIGHMGEGSMDDMEGTRVTLIESSSSSSRLTKRSRTPYNGPQVPSCMVDGCSSDLSKCRDYHRRHKVCEFHSKTPKVTICGREQRFCQQCSRFHSLVEFDDRKRSCRKRLDGHNRRRRKPQPATIMLNAGRFLYSNQGPRFLPFGNQLLSASNDLSSSWVGTIKPEHNDALCSSNSQLDDADRRKSMFPGLSGCDYKEKQPPFLNVGSNNVGNVQKVMGNGCALSLLSTPVEAGEINNLTSMVQSNLIPSSHFIHNDGLGFESDLVSPRLASDGSSDANIRCYSMFEDGPDGSSIDLFRF; encoded by the exons ATGTATTTGAGACTCAGGGGCATTGGTCATATGGGGGAAGGATCAATGGATGACATGGAAGGAACTAGAGTTACTTTGATCGAGTCGTCGTCATCGTCTTCGAGATTAACGAAGAGGTCACGTACCCCTTATAACGGACCCCAAGTTCCTTCATGTATGGTTGATGGCTGCAGTTCAGACCTTAGCAAGTGCAGGGACTATCATCGTCGCCATAAAGTGTGCGAGTTCCATTCTAAAACACCGAAAGTAACCATTTGCGGTCGGGAACAACGATTCTGCCAGCAATGTAGCAG ATTCCATTCTCTGGTGGAGTTTGATGATCGAAAACGAAGCTGTAGGAAACGTCTTGATGGGCACAACCGACGTCGAAGAAAGCCTCAACCTGCAACGATAATGCTTAATGCAGGACGATTTCTCTATAGCAACCAAG GTCCAAGATTCTTACCATTTGGTAACCAGTTACTGTCTGCTAGCAATGATTTGAGCTCATCTTGGGTCGGAACGATCAAGCCCGAGCATAACGACGCTCTTTGCAGCAGCAACTCACAGCTCGACGATGCTGACAGAAGAAAAAGTATGTTTCCAGGGTTGTCGGGCTGTgattacaaagaaaaacagCCACCATTTCTCAATGTTGGATCCAACAACGTTGGGAATGTTCAGAAAGTGATGGGAAATGGCtgtgctctctctcttctgtcaACACCAGTTGAGGCTGGGGAGATTAATAATCTAACCTCCATGGTCCAATCCAACCTCATCCCCTCATCCCATTTCATCCATAACGATGGTCTTGGCTTCGAGAGTGACCTCGTTAGTCCTCGTTTGGCCTCGGACGGTAGCAGCGATGCCAACATCCGGTGCTACTCGATGTTCGAGGACGGACCTGATGGATCATCCATAGATTTATTCAGGTTTTGA
- the LOC111778272 gene encoding squamosa promoter-binding-like protein 16 isoform X2: MGEGSMDDMEGTRVTLIESSSSSSRLTKRSRTPYNGPQVPSCMVDGCSSDLSKCRDYHRRHKVCEFHSKTPKVTICGREQRFCQQCSRFHSLVEFDDRKRSCRKRLDGHNRRRRKPQPATIMLNAGRFLYSNQGPRFLPFGNQLLSASNDLSSSWVGTIKPEHNDALCSSNSQLDDADRRKSMFPGLSGCDYKEKQPPFLNVGSNNVGNVQKVMGNGCALSLLSTPVEAGEINNLTSMVQSNLIPSSHFIHNDGLGFESDLVSPRLASDGSSDANIRCYSMFEDGPDGSSIDLFRF; the protein is encoded by the exons ATGGGGGAAGGATCAATGGATGACATGGAAGGAACTAGAGTTACTTTGATCGAGTCGTCGTCATCGTCTTCGAGATTAACGAAGAGGTCACGTACCCCTTATAACGGACCCCAAGTTCCTTCATGTATGGTTGATGGCTGCAGTTCAGACCTTAGCAAGTGCAGGGACTATCATCGTCGCCATAAAGTGTGCGAGTTCCATTCTAAAACACCGAAAGTAACCATTTGCGGTCGGGAACAACGATTCTGCCAGCAATGTAGCAG ATTCCATTCTCTGGTGGAGTTTGATGATCGAAAACGAAGCTGTAGGAAACGTCTTGATGGGCACAACCGACGTCGAAGAAAGCCTCAACCTGCAACGATAATGCTTAATGCAGGACGATTTCTCTATAGCAACCAAG GTCCAAGATTCTTACCATTTGGTAACCAGTTACTGTCTGCTAGCAATGATTTGAGCTCATCTTGGGTCGGAACGATCAAGCCCGAGCATAACGACGCTCTTTGCAGCAGCAACTCACAGCTCGACGATGCTGACAGAAGAAAAAGTATGTTTCCAGGGTTGTCGGGCTGTgattacaaagaaaaacagCCACCATTTCTCAATGTTGGATCCAACAACGTTGGGAATGTTCAGAAAGTGATGGGAAATGGCtgtgctctctctcttctgtcaACACCAGTTGAGGCTGGGGAGATTAATAATCTAACCTCCATGGTCCAATCCAACCTCATCCCCTCATCCCATTTCATCCATAACGATGGTCTTGGCTTCGAGAGTGACCTCGTTAGTCCTCGTTTGGCCTCGGACGGTAGCAGCGATGCCAACATCCGGTGCTACTCGATGTTCGAGGACGGACCTGATGGATCATCCATAGATTTATTCAGGTTTTGA
- the LOC111779147 gene encoding agamous-like MADS-box protein AGL9 homolog isoform X2 has protein sequence MGRGRVELKRIENKINRQVTFAKRRNGLLKKAYELSVLCDAEVALIIFSNRGKLYEFCSSSRYHHHHHHQQHQQQQQLFMLKTLERYQKCNYGAPEPNVSTREALELSSQQEYLKLKARYEALQRSQRNLLGEDLGPLSSKELESLERQLDMSLKQIRSTRTQYMLDQLTDLQRKEHLLNEANKTLKQRLIEGYQVNALQLNQSADDMMYGRQQAQPPSDAFFHPLDCEPTLQIGYQPDPITVVTAGPSMNNFLPGWLP, from the exons atggGAAGAGGAAGAGTAGAACTGAAGCGGATAGAGAACAAGATCAACCGGCAAGTGACCTTCGCGAAACGAAGAAATGGTCTGTTGAAGAAAGCTTATGAGCTCTCCGTGCTTTGCGATGCCGAGGTTGCTCTCATCATCTTCTCCAATAGAGGAAAACTGTACGAGTTTTGCAGCAGTTCAAggtatcatcatcatcatcatcatcaacaacatcaacaacaacaacaactgtT CATGCTGAAAACTCTTGAGAGATACCAGAAATGCAACTATGGAGCGCCAGAGCCAAATGTATCCACAAGAGAAGCCTTG GAACTGAGCAGCCAGCAGGAATATTTGAAGCTTAAAGCTCGCTATGAAGCTCTGCAACGATCCCAGAG GAACCTTTTGGGAGAAGACCTTGGCCCATTGAGTAGCAAAGAACTTGAATCTCTTGAAAGGCAGCTTGATATGTCACTTAAGCAGATCAGATCAACAAGG ACTCAGTACATGCTAGATCAGCTCACTGATCTTCAACGTAAG GAACATCTTCTTAACGAAGCAAACAAGACACTGAAACAAAGG TTGATTGAAGGGTATCAAGTAAATGCCCTCCAATTGAACCAAAGTGCTGATGATATGATGTATGGAAGACAACAAGCTCAGCCTCCTAGCGATGCCTTCTTTCATCCTCTAGATTGTGAACCCACCTTACAAATTGG GTATCAGCCAGATCCCATAACAGTGGTGACTGCTGGGCCGAGCATGAATAATTTCCTCCCAGGATGGTTGCCTTGA
- the LOC111779147 gene encoding agamous-like MADS-box protein AGL9 homolog isoform X1 — protein MGRGRVELKRIENKINRQVTFAKRRNGLLKKAYELSVLCDAEVALIIFSNRGKLYEFCSSSSMLKTLERYQKCNYGAPEPNVSTREALELSSQQEYLKLKARYEALQRSQRNLLGEDLGPLSSKELESLERQLDMSLKQIRSTRTQYMLDQLTDLQRKEHLLNEANKTLKQRLIEGYQVNALQLNQSADDMMYGRQQAQPPSDAFFHPLDCEPTLQIGYQPDPITVVTAGPSMNNFLPGWLP, from the exons atggGAAGAGGAAGAGTAGAACTGAAGCGGATAGAGAACAAGATCAACCGGCAAGTGACCTTCGCGAAACGAAGAAATGGTCTGTTGAAGAAAGCTTATGAGCTCTCCGTGCTTTGCGATGCCGAGGTTGCTCTCATCATCTTCTCCAATAGAGGAAAACTGTACGAGTTTTGCAGCAGTTCAAg CATGCTGAAAACTCTTGAGAGATACCAGAAATGCAACTATGGAGCGCCAGAGCCAAATGTATCCACAAGAGAAGCCTTG GAACTGAGCAGCCAGCAGGAATATTTGAAGCTTAAAGCTCGCTATGAAGCTCTGCAACGATCCCAGAG GAACCTTTTGGGAGAAGACCTTGGCCCATTGAGTAGCAAAGAACTTGAATCTCTTGAAAGGCAGCTTGATATGTCACTTAAGCAGATCAGATCAACAAGG ACTCAGTACATGCTAGATCAGCTCACTGATCTTCAACGTAAG GAACATCTTCTTAACGAAGCAAACAAGACACTGAAACAAAGG TTGATTGAAGGGTATCAAGTAAATGCCCTCCAATTGAACCAAAGTGCTGATGATATGATGTATGGAAGACAACAAGCTCAGCCTCCTAGCGATGCCTTCTTTCATCCTCTAGATTGTGAACCCACCTTACAAATTGG GTATCAGCCAGATCCCATAACAGTGGTGACTGCTGGGCCGAGCATGAATAATTTCCTCCCAGGATGGTTGCCTTGA